In the Fibrobacter sp. genome, ACGCTTCAGAAATTGCGGCACGTCCTTCAGCAGGGCACGGGGCTTTTTCCCGTCGCAAATGGCCCAGTTGTCGATATAAGGCAAGAACTGTTCCGTGCGGGCAAGGCACTCGTCAAAATCCTTGATGTGCTCCAGCAGCATGGAATGGATATGGTTTTCCTCGAAGTACTTGTGGGGAAGCGTGTCCATGAACTTCGCAACGGACCCACCAACGGTCCGCGCGGTCCCAGTCTGCGACTTGTCCGAAGTTTTAGCAGTACAAAAAAATTCCTTGGCCAGCTTTCGCAGTACAGGAACCCTCACCCCGATAAGGGAGTCACAGGAAATTCCCGGCACCAGTGCCGTATGGAAATCCTTATACTTCAAATCCTGATTTTCAAAAAGTTTCTGAACAAGTTCCTTGTGGGTCATGCCACAAAGATACTATTTCTGCGGTTTGACCTTCGCACTCATGTAGGTGAGCACCAGGTTCTGCCACACCACATAGCAGGTGGGAGCGATGGCAGCCACGGGGCCTGCATAAAGGCTTGCAATCCAGATGACCAAGGTGGTGTTCTTCTGGCCCATGCTCTGGGAACTTTCGATGGGGTGCTTCTTGTCGCAGAACCAGCCCAGCACAAACTGCAGAATGCAAATGACCAGGGCAACGATAGCCAGCAGCGGAAGGGTGCCGCTGTTCCACAGGTCGGCAAAGCCCATTTCACGAATGTCGCGGCTTGCCTTGGCAAGAATCACGAACACGGAGAAAGTCCAGATGAAGATGGTGTACTTGGAGAACTTTGCCACCTTGTCGGCAAGTTCCGGGTAGAAGGAACGTACGCCAAGGGCAAGTGCCAGCGGGATGGAAATGATAGGCTGGATGGAATTGAAGATACGCAGGGCGATATCTGCAAAGCCCGCCTCCGATCCGGTCAAGTAGCCATATATAATAGGGATGCTGAAGCAAGCGATCAAGTGGCCACTCAGGAAAATCTTGAGGGCAAGCACGGGATTTCCGCCCAGCATTTTCGCCATGGCGGGCGCAGCGTTGGCCGGCGGACAAAGGCAGATGATGGCACCGCCCAGAAGAACTTCACGAGGCAGGCCGAAAACTTCCACAGAAGCCCACAGGAGGGCTAGCAACAAGAGACTTGCAATAAAGGCTCGGACCTCAATCTTGAAGGTATAGCCGTGTTCCTGGGGCGGGACCTTGCCGATAAAGGTCAACAGCATCATGGTTCCAATCTGGAACGGCAAAGTCGGCGCAAGAACGCTGGCCTGGGGGAGCAAAATGCCAAGAATAATGGCAATCGGCATCAAAATGGCACGTAAGTTCTTCATAACGGGCGCAAATTTAGCTTATGTGGGGGTACACGGCAAGGTTTTTCTATCTTTGCCCTTATGCTACACTCAAGATACGACGCGTTTTCCTACGTGGAAAATGCAGACGAAAAGAAGAAGAAACAGGGCAATCCCATTTTGCTGATCGTGTCGGGCTACCTGGCCCTGATCACCCTCGGCGCTATACTGCTTTCCCTCCCCTTCGCCCAGCGTGAACCTGTGGGCATTCTGGACGCATTCTTTACCGCAGGGTCTGCGGTTTGCGTTACAGGACTTTCCACTATCGATATTAGCAGCAGCTTCACCGGCTTTGGCAACTGGGTTCTTGTTTTCCTGATGCAGAGCGGCGGTCTTGGTATCATGACCATTTCTACGGTTATCATCCTCCTGGCCGGCATGCACCCGGGGTTCAACCATCAGTCCGCCCTCCTGGCCAACTACACCCAGGAAGGTAACGTGGATGCAGCCCGCATCCTCAAGGCTGTGATTCCCTTTACCTTTATACTGGAAGCCATCGGCGCCGTGTGCTATTTCACCCAGTTCTCCGGAATGGGCCTCTACGACCGCATTTTCTGTAGCATTTTCCAGGCCATCAGCTCCTTCTGCAACGTGGGCTTCACCCTGTTCCCGGATTCCCTGGTGCAGTTCCAGCTGAACCCCGTCGTGAACATGACCACCTGCGTTCTGGCATTGGCCGGCGGTTTCGGCTTCCTGGCCATTACCGAAGTCCGCTACATGTTCGACTTCAAGAATAGAGCTCTCCGCAAGATTTCTCTCCATACCCGTATCGCTATCGGCTTTACCCTGATTATCGTTCTGACCAGTATCGCTTTCTTCACCTTCAGCGAATGGGGCAACACCTTCTCCAATCTGAACTTTGGCGAAAAGCTGGAAACCAGCGCCTTCATGGCCTTCACCAGCCGTACTGCAGGTCTCAACTCCGTGAACGTTCCTGCCCTCAGCGTGGGTTCCCTGTTCTTCTTCATTATTATTATGTTGATTGGCGCCAACCCGGGTAGCTGCGGCGGCGGTATCAAGACGACCACCACTGCAGTGATTTTCCTTCTAGGCTTCAACCGCCTCCTTGGTCGAAACAAGACCCAAGTCCACGGTCGAACCATCCCCGAAGATACCGTGGATAAGGCTGTCCGAATTTTCGTTATCGCCATCGTGGTGATTGTGCTCGCCACCTTGATCCTCCTGCAGACCGAAGTGGCCAACGCCTCCATCGAACAGACCTCCTTCCTGACGGTCTTCTTTGAAGTGGTAAGCGCCTACAGTACCTGCGGGCTTTCCATGGGCCTCACCCCTGATTTGACAATTCCGGGCAAAATCATCATCTTTATGGTGATGTTTATTGGTCGAATGGGCCCCTTGTTCCTAGTTTCCGCCGTTACCAAGAAGCAGGAAGACGGCATGTGGTACGCCGAAGAAGACATTATGGTGGGTTAAGTTTCACTTAACCCACAGGTATGAAGTATGAATTATGAATTACGAGAAACAACTCCAGAATTCATGATTTTACCTCAAGCAAAGTGTCGCGGCGAAACTTTCCTGCGAACTTTCATACTTCATAAATCATAACTAGTAACTGCAAAAATGGAAAAATGCTAAGCATTTTTCTATTTTTGCTTATATGGCATCTAAACAATTCGTAGTTATCGGCCTCGGCAATACCGGCTACTTCCTGGCACGTCACCTGACCGCCCTCGGTCACGATGTGATGGTGGTGGACCCCAGCCCCGAGAAGATCCAAGACATTTCTAACCAGGTGGCCCAGGCTGTCGTCGCTGACGGCACCCGTAAGAAGCAGCTCCAGGCACTGCCTCTCGCCAAGGTGGACAGCGTCATCTGCTGTATCGGTGAAGACCTGCAGGCTTCCCTCCTGACCGTCCTCAACCTCCGCGAGCTTGGCGTCAAGCACATTATCGCCAAGTCCAGTAGCCCCGCCCACACCACCATCCTGGAAAAGCTGGGCGTCGCAGACATCTTCCACCCGGAACGCGACATGGCCATTTCCCTGGCCGAACGCTTGAACCGTCCTAACATGCTGGACTACCTGCCCTTCATGGAAGGTTTCTCCATCGTGGAACTGGCCTGCCCGGAAAGCTTCTGGGGCAAGACCTTGAAGGACTTGAACCTTACCCACAAGTTGGGCATCCAGGTGATCGCCATCCGCGACCCGCTTGAACCCACCCCCAAGATCGGTAACATCGCAGACTACCCCCTCAAGGAGAACGATGTGCTGTTCGTGATCGGTCCCAACGACGCTCTGGACAAGTTCAAGGGCTAACCTGGCGCAGCAAAACACAAACTCAGGTTCGTCGCAAAGAACATAGGGGCGTAATCCCCGAAAACAAAAAAAGGCTCGGTTCAAACCGGGCTTTTTTTATTTGAATTCAGAGTTTCAAAAAGAACTTTTGGATTAGAACACCGGACGGCTAACGGCAGCCTTGTCCTTGGACTTGCCACCCTTGGCGGACTTTTCGGTAGCCAGGGTACGGTGGGTAACGGAACCAACAGCGAAGTAGCGGCCGCCCTTCTGGACGAGAGCCGTACAAACGTTAAGGACCTTAACGGCGTACCACTGCTGATAGATGTTCAGGACGTTTTCTCTGAGAGTAGAAGTTTCTGAAATAGCCGGAGCGCCGGAAGGCTTACCATACTTGAGGGTAAACTGCTCGGACATGTAGCTCACAGCATCAAAAGACTTGTTCAAACGGGCGCGTTCCACACGGCCAGTACGAATTTCAAAGGAATAGAACTTGTCATTCTTGTTGAAAATGAAGTCTACCTGGACCGGCAGTTCACCAAACATAAAGACGGGAATGACGACTCGTTCGCCTTCGCCACGCTGACCATAGGGTTCGTAACCCAACTTCATTACTTCTTCAATAACGGTTTCGCGGGAGGCGCCAAAGGGGATACCAGCGAAATCATTATAACGCTGAGCACATACTTCTATAGATAGAAGCAGCGTCAAAATGGTTACAATGATGCTAAGTCTTTGCACAGTAATCTCCTAGTACCAATGTAAAAGATAGTAAACTTTTCTTATCTGGTAAGACCTTATTGTATATTTTCTTAGAAAAAAGCCGTAATTAGCTATATTTTTTTACATGTCTAGCACTTTTGGTAAAATTTTTTCTGTTTCGACCTGGGGTGAATCCCATGGTCAGGCCGTCGGCTCCGTCCTGGACGGCTGCCCCGCAGGTCTTCCCCTCACCGAAGAAGAAGTTCAGGCCGAACTGAACCGTCGCCGCCCTGGTCAGAACAAAATGACCACCCCCCGCGATGAAAAGGACCAGGTGAAGATCCTTTCTGGCGTTTTTGAGGGAAAAACCACAGGTACCCCCATTTCTTTCGCTGTTTTCAACGAAGACCAGCGTAGCCACGACTATTCTGAAATCCAAAAGTGGTACCGTCCGGGCCATGCAGACCTCTGCTACGACCTGAAGTACGGTTTTAGAGACTACCGCGGCGGAGGACGTAGTTCCGCACGCGAAACCATCGGCCGTGTCGCTGCAGGCGCCGTGGCCAAGAAGCTTTTGAAGCAGGTAGCCGGCACCGAGATCTTGGCATGGGTGAACTCCATCGGCAATGTGGACTGCGGCCCCCTGAACCTGAACGAACTTTCCCTGGACCAGATCGAAGCCTCCCCCGTCCGCTGCCCGGATCCGGAAGCAAGTGCCAAAATGGAACAAGTGGTCATGGACGCCCGCTCCAACATGGACAGCGTCGGCGGTACCGTCTGCCTTTTGGTGAAGAATCCCCCCGTGGCTCTCGGTGAACCGGTATTCGACCGTCTGGACGCACTTCTTGCACAGGCAATGCTTTCCATTCCTGCAAGCAAGGGCTTTGAAATCGGTAGCGGTTTTGCAGCCGCCCGCATGCACGGAAGCGAACACAACGACGAACTTTTCTTCGACGGCAACTCCTACCATACCAAGACCAACAACGCAGGTGGCTCCTTGGGCGGTATCAGCAACGGCGAACCCATCTACTGCAAGGTGGCCTTCAAGCCCACCGCAACCATCAGCCAGGAACAGAAGACTGCTGGCCGTGGTGGCGAAAACGGAACCTTGGCAGCTCGTGGCAGACACGACCCCTGCGTCGCAGTCCGCGCACCTGTGATTGTAGAAAGCATGGCAGCCCTAGTTCTCGCAGACTTGTTCCTGCAGCAGAAGCGTCATTGCCTGTAATAAACCCGAAGGTCGCGGGATGAAAGCTCTCGACTCTATCCGGAGAATAATTGCCGCCTACTACTGGGCGGCTTATTCGTTACATCACGCCCTATGCCTCAGGCCAGGCAAACCTCTCAAGCATTCAAGGCTTGTGGTTGTCGGAAGCTACCGAACTGGCGGTGCAGGAAAAACCCCCTTCAGCCTCTGGCTTGCAAAGAATCTTCTGGCCCACGGAAAAACCGTGGCAGTCCTTTGCCACGAATACGCCTACGACGAAATCGCGTTCATGAAAAGTGAACTGAAAGGTTTCCAGTACGCATCGGTCATCGGGACAAGAAATCGTTATATGACGGCGCAACTGTTGGACAAGGCTGAAACCAAGGAATTCAAGGGATCGCCGGACTACATCATCTGCGACGACGGTTTCGAAGACAGCCGACTCCGCCCCTACAAGATTTTCAGGCTGGACTGGGAGAATGAACCTACCGACATCAACGAGTTGATTCCCGCAGGAAAATTCCGCAGTCTAAAGCAAGACCACAGAAGAGACGAAGCCATCACCACGGCGATCCGCTGCTACGGGACATCTCCTGACGTCGCATTCCAAATCTACGACATCACAAATGCCGCAGGTGAATACCCGAAGTACAGACAAAGTATCGCAGTCTGCGGTCTAGGCGATCCGAAACGTTTTGTCCAGGATTTGAAACGAGCAGAATATCCTCCGCGGAAGTGCATCACTTGCCCCGATCACGACCGGAATTTTTCAAAAAAATTATCCGGAGTTCTCCTGAAATATCCCCTGGAAAATATCATCATCTCCGAGAAGGATTCCTACAGGCTTTCCCAGGACTTGCTTCGCAATCCACAAATTTTTGTAGCAAAACAAAAGGTTTCTGTCTTCAATGACACCTATTTAAGGGCTCTTTTATAGCTTTTTGAGCTTTCCCAATTCTTTCTTACTATATTTTTCTTACTTAAGAAGGAATGGGATAATGACGCTTACTAAAAGAATTTCTGAATTGCTGGCCGCACTTTGCAACGGCATTCCCGAAAGAGAATCTTGCATCCAGTTGGGATTCCTGGCTACAGTTACCGGCGCCCCCATCTACATCTTCGGACGTTCTGGCTCCGGCAAGTCTCTCATTGCAAACCGCTTGGCTGCATCTTATAAAAGCGCACGCGTCTTGAACGTGGGGCGCCGTCAGCAGACATTCCCCAGCAAGCTGAACGCATTCGACATTATCATCTTCCAGAACTTCAATCCTCTGGACGAAACCACCAAGGAAAATATCCATACCGCCATTCACGAACGTGAAGAAGCAGCCTTGGTATTGACTGGCGACCAGCGTCCCGAAACTGCGCTGAGCAGGATTGAAATCACGGACCACATCGTCCTTTCCATTTCCCTGCCCGAAAGCCTTTCTCCGGCAGCCCTGTGCGGACTTCTACAGGACCAGAGTAAACTAGAAGAAGCCCACATTCCCATGGGCCTCGCCCTTTCTCCAGAGGAACTTAAGCTTTGGAATGCGGACATCAAGAAAGTCACCCTTTCCGAAGAAACCTTGGCCATCATCGGTAAGCTGGCAGAAATCTGCGACCAGAACGACATCTACGTTCCCATCCGTAAGTGGATCGCCTTTACCAACATGATGAAGGCCATCGCATTCTTCAACGGTAGAACAGAGACCCGCTTCACCGACACGTTCTTCCTGGGCTCCCACGTTTGGGGCAGATCCAACGCCAACACTGCAATTTCCGATAATTTCTGCAACATCATCCAGTCCATTCTCTTGAAGGACATGCCTGAAATTCTGGAAAAGCCCTACGATGCAAACGCTACTTACAACAAGGTCAAGACCTTGCTGCACAGCAGCAACAACCTGTACGAAACCAAGATGTTCAACAACGAACCTTGCCTTTCCTACCGCATCACCATCGCAGGGGAACCCGCACCGCTTTACGTTCCGCTCCGCTACATGGAAACCGACGAAGACTTCAACCCCTTCAACGAATTGAAGCAGGTCGAAACCCGCGTCCGCTGCAACTACCACGGGACCTCCAGTTGCACCATTTCCATTGACTCCAGCGTCAAGGGCGTGGGCCTCCGCAGTTCCATGCAGCGCAACAACGCAAACCCGGGCAAGTTCGAAGACTTCGCTACACTCCCCAGCTACATCCTCCGCGAAAACGATCCGGAAGTTGCAGCAAAGAAGGCCTCCCAGTTGGAAGAACTCAAGAAGGAAACTGCCGCCCAGATGGAACGCCAGACCAAGCTCCTGCTTGCTCTCCGCGACTTGTTCCGCGCCAACAAGGCCTACCGCGAAGACCTGTTCTGCAACACCACCATCTTTGACAATGTCCAAAACAATCTCCGCAGGATCTTTGAATCACTTACTGCAGTAGCAGGCAAGATCAAGGAAACCGCAGACCTGTTCGAAGCAAAGCAATAATTTCAAGCGGAACGAAATCCGCAGCTTGCCCGACACAAAACAGAAATTAAAAAACCGAGATCCTTCATGGACCTCGGTTTTCTTCTTGATTCAATCTCTTACATGTTTGCCAAGCCAGAAACATCGTCCGGCACTTCAGGGCGAACAACCAATAGAACCGCATTCTGGGAAATAATCACGTAACGTTCGCCGTTCACTTCAAGTTCCGTTCCGCTGGCATGCAAGTAGAGAGCTTCGTCCCCTTCCTTCACCTGGAGCGGAACATAGTTCACTGCCTCCGCATTATCGCCACGGAAAACCGCATCAGGATCCTGGTTTGCAGGAATCGGGTAGCCAGGGCCCACCTTCACGACAAGGCCGGTATGCACCGAGTCATGTTCCTTGACGCTGGGCGGCAAATAGAGACCGCTACTGGTTTTATTTGCAGCTTCCAAAGGCTTAATAAGGATTCGATCACCGATGACAACAATATTCTTTAACGGGTTCAGCATGCAGGTAAAGATAGAATTCTATATATTACAAGTATGATTTTCGTTGCCCTGTGGACAGCAATATTGGTATTCCTTGCAGCGTATCTTTGGCGTAGCCCGAAGATTAAAAACTGGCTCAAGGTTCTGTGGCGCGCCAAACGTTGGAAGCGCTGGATTGTTGTATCCATCGCCTTCCTTGGGACCATTACGGCAACTTACTGGACACACCCGAAAGTCGAAGAAAAAGTCACCGACACAACAGAGCTTTTTTACAACTATTCAGCAAATGCGATTCTTAAACTGGATTCCATCCAAAAAATCAAACTGGAACCGGGACTAGACCTTAGCAAGCCCAAGCCAGAAATCGCATACGTACTCCCGCTCATCATCAATGCCTACAACGAAATTGTCACAAAGCCAACCATGCCCGTACTTGTGCGACTTGATGACATGCTCATGATCGAGATGCGCGGCTACAAGCAATTCAAGAACAGAGCGATTCTTTTGACAAGGCTTCTAAAAAAGAACCTCGGTAACCGATACAACATCTATATCGATGTGGGTGAAAACTCCATTCACACCTTGCAGATTTCCTACACCGGCGAGCCCTGGGACATTGAGCAACTTTGCGCCCTCCCAGTTCTGGAATACTCCCGAGCCAATCAAATTGATCCCGCACTTTTAATGTCCATCATCCGCCATGTTTCCAACTTTGATTTCAATTTCAAGGGAACCAAGGATAAGCGCGGAATTCTCCTGCTGAAAGAAGGTGAAGGGCTGGAACAAATTGAGCTTGGTGCACAGCGCCTAAGTAAGTTGTTGCAAATAGGCATCAGTCGCGAAAATGCAGCAGCCACATTCTATCCTGACTACGGCATCGGCGACAAGCCCGAAAACTGGAAACAGTCTCCCTTAGCAAAAAGCTGGGTGGACCAGGTCCTTGCAGATGTAACCTTCTACCGCGAAAACGGGCTGCATATCAATTTTGCAAACAACGCAAAATAAATTCGCCCATTAGCTTTTTGCTAAATTTGGCATCGTGATTCAAGTACAGAACGTTTCTAAGTCTTTTGGCATGCAGGTCCTTCTGGACCAGGCAAGTTTTTTGGTGGGCGCCCATGAACGCGTGGGCCTCGTAGGTCGTAATGGTTGTGGCAAGTCTACTTTGTTCAAGATGATTCTTGGCCAGGAATGTTTGGACGGAGGTACCATCGACATTCCGAAAAAGTACACCATTGGTTATTTGCAACAGCACATCAACTTCACTCACGCAACAGTTCATGAAGAAGCCTGCAGCGTGTTGAAGCCCAATGAAGATGGCTGGATTGAAGAACACAAGGTGGAAGCAATCTTATTCGGTCTGGGTTTCGATGAAGAATCCATGAGCAAGGATCCCATGCTTCTTTCCGGCGGTTTCCAGATTCGTTTGAATTTGGCAAAGGTGTTGGCTTCTGAGCCAGACATGCTGTTGCTTGACGAACCGACCAACTACCTGGACATTGTGTCCATGCGTTGGCTCAGCCGCTTTTTGCGCAACTGGAAGGGCGAAGTTCTTCTCATTACCCATGACCATCATTTCATGGACGAAGTCTGCACCCACACCGTGGGCATTCACCGCCACAAGATCCGTAAGGTAAAGGGCACTGTAGAAAAGCTCCGCGAGACCATTGCCGAAGAAGAAGAAGTGGCAATGCGCACCCAGGAAAACGAAGCCAAGAAGAAGGCTCAGCTGGACCAGCTCATTGAACGTTTCCGCTACAAGGCAGCAAAGGCCGCCATGGTTCAGTCCAAGATCAAGGCTGCAGCAAAGCTCGCCAACGGCGAACGCCTCACCCACGAACGTAATCTGGACTTCAGCTTTACCGAAGCTCCGTTCCCAGGAAAGCGCATGCTCCAGGTTCATAATCTGGCATTCAAGTACGGTGACGGTCCGGAACTTTTCAACGAATTGGAATTTGAAGTTTTCAAGGGCGACCGCATCGCAATCATCGGCCCCAACGGGCGCGGCAAAACTACATTGCTGAACTTGATTGCAAAAGAACTTACACCCACCACAGGCGAGATCTGTCACAACCCGAATCTGCAAATCAATTACTTCGGTCAGACAAACATCAACCGCCTTAATCTCGAAAACAACGTCGAAGAGGAAATCGCAAGCGCCATCGCGGAAGTCTCCCAGAAGAGCCGTGCCCGCGGTCTTGCAGGCCTCATGATGTTCAGTGGCGATAATGCCCTGAAGAAAATCAAGGTTCTCTCCGGTGGTGAACGTAGCCGCGTACTTCTCGGCAAGATTCTTGCAAGCCAGTGCAACATGCTGCTGCTTGACGAACCCACCAACCATCTGGACATGGAATCCATCGAAAGCCTCATCGACGCTCTTGATGATTACGAAGGCACCGCCATGGTGGTGACCCATGATGAAGAACTTCTTCACGCCTTTGCTAACCGCCTCGTAGTTTTCGATGGCGGCAAGTGCAGAATCTTCGAAGGATCCTACGCCGACTTCCTTGAAAAGGTGGGCTGGGCTGCAGAAAAGAAGCCGGGTGGAATGGATAGCGACAACGCCAAGCTTTCCAACATCGACGTCACCAAGGACGCAGCCACCACCGCAAGCGCTGCACCTTCCGCAAAGATGGACCGCAAGGCTCGTGCTGACTACATCGCCGAACGTTCCAAGGTCATCAAGCCTCTGGAAAAGGCCATCGCCAAGATCGAAGAGGATATCGCCAAGGCAGAAGAACTCTCCGGAGAACTGGAAGCAAAGCTTGTGGCAGCCTCCGAATCCGGCGACGGCAATGCCATTACCGCAGTAGCCAAGGATATGGACGACAACAAGAAAAAGATCGACGACCTCTACACTCAATACGAAATGAAGAGCGCCGAACTTGATGCTGCCAAGGACAAGTATCCGCTAGACTAAAACCCGCACGGTACATCACACAATAAAAAAGGCGCGGAACAAATCCGCGCTTTTTCTTTTTTACTTTCTCCGCTTTATACCGAAGGAGTAGGTGTCGAAACTGCTACCCGCAACAGTCTTGCCTGAGCGGATTTTCACTTTCACCTTCGTCACATAGACTCCGGTACCTACAACTCGTCCCTTGTCACTATAGCCATCCCACTTGAAGAAAATATTTCCGGGATTGTCAAAGCAATTGGACTTTTCAGGATTTAACGGATTATAGAAAACCGTAGAATCGTTACAACGAATCGTTCCCTTGGCTTTGTTTACGAACCCGCCCAAATGGGTGTAGTAGTAGTTTTCCCAATCGATTCTCACGAGGGCCAAGGCAGAATCTCTATCCGCAGCAGACGAAAGATTCATGATTGTTTCGGTGGCCAGTTCTCCAATGCTAAAATTAAGCAAAGCTCCCGGCACACCCAGGCTGTCTACAATATCCTTAACCGACTTATTGGCAGGAACGGAAATCGGAACAATGTCCTTTCCATTTGCGAACTTTTCGGTATCGCTGCCAATACCAACAATTCCAGGAACCTTGATTTCAGTTCTCTGCTTCCCCCTAATACGAACCTTGGGGTTGTCAAAGTGCGGCGAGTTTCCGTTAAGATCGTGGATTTCACCAGGGATCAGCTTGATGGAATCACCAAGCACAGGCAACACGCCGTTTATTGAACGACGGAAGGTTATTTTGACAACATTTCCATTGGAACTCGACTGAGACAAGACATATTCCAAGGAGTCGGAAATATTGACCGTGTCTCGATAAATGCAGAATGTTGCCGCACCGGCAAAAACCTTTTCGGTAATACCTTCACTCATGTTCACCGTCATCACGCTAACATCGTCTGTTTTCGGCTCAATTATGGCACTCAAAATAACCGGTCCCACATGGTCTTCAATGGACGCGCTCATGCCCAACTTGACAGAATCTCCAGTATCCTCATCCTGGTAGGTATAGTGATACTTTAAGGAGCCACTGTAAATCTCATCGGCAACACCGGTAAATACAGAAGTCAACAAACCCTTTTCATTTTTGATAATCAGGATTGAATCCATGAAAACCAGGGGTTCAACATTTTCCCTTCCACCAATCGTGTGGAAGATGCTTTCTCCAAAACTCCAGGACAAGGTGTCCGGAACATTTTCCTTAAAGGGCTTGCTAAACGGAATGGCCAAGCTATCAGGAATTCCATCACCATTCACATCAAACATTTTTGCACGATTGACAAAGGGAACGGGAGGCTCCTTGAAATGAAGACCAGTCCACTTCAATTCATTGGCAACAAATCCACTGGAAACCTTAAAGGAGGCATTGACCATGGCCGCTTCACCAACAACGTAGAAGGAGGCTAATCCCGAAGAATCCGTCGTAACAGAAGTAACCTTTTGTCCATTGGCATCAAGGAACGACAACGAATCAGATGTTATGAAGTCCAAGGGCACAATACAATCCGTGCAAACGGTACCCACATAAAGTACGGCAATCTTTAAAGGAACCGCTTCGGGATATGTCACGTGAGCAAGAAGGGTGTCGTTTTTCGGATCAACACCGATGCGCTGGCCACGGAGATTCAAACCTGTCGGATCCAAAACTTTCAGAGTATCTGCAGGATCGAAAACATCCACGAATGCAATATCCGGCAACGGGTATTCCGGAACCACAAAGGAAATCATCTGAGACTGGGACAAGTCAGAAGCCAGGTAGCAAATCAACGTATAGTTACCGGAGGCCAGAGATCTAGAACGAACAATAGCGCTGGTGTCAATGGTGAAGCCAGACATATTTTCATTAATGAAAATACCGCCATAATTCAGACCCGGTTCTAGAGCAACGCCATCTCCAGTGAGATTGCCGCCCTTCAGCTGGAACACCGACTGTGCGGACTTCTTTTCAACCTTGGAAACACTGGTCACATCGCAACTCAGGGATTCATCAACCAACAGCTGCATTAAGTTGTACGAAATCGTACCGTCGGTGGTCGGAACCGCTTCTGTGTAGAAAGTCTTCTGCGTACGCAAATTGATGGATGTACGCATCTTGAAATTGGAACCATCGGCATTACGTTCCGAGAAGAAAATATGGAACGGATATTCCTGACCTTCTATCAATTTCAACTTAGGTTCGTTCTGTCCAATAGTGTCAAGATCCACA is a window encoding:
- a CDS encoding ABC-F family ATP-binding cassette domain-containing protein codes for the protein MIQVQNVSKSFGMQVLLDQASFLVGAHERVGLVGRNGCGKSTLFKMILGQECLDGGTIDIPKKYTIGYLQQHINFTHATVHEEACSVLKPNEDGWIEEHKVEAILFGLGFDEESMSKDPMLLSGGFQIRLNLAKVLASEPDMLLLDEPTNYLDIVSMRWLSRFLRNWKGEVLLITHDHHFMDEVCTHTVGIHRHKIRKVKGTVEKLRETIAEEEEVAMRTQENEAKKKAQLDQLIERFRYKAAKAAMVQSKIKAAAKLANGERLTHERNLDFSFTEAPFPGKRMLQVHNLAFKYGDGPELFNELEFEVFKGDRIAIIGPNGRGKTTLLNLIAKELTPTTGEICHNPNLQINYFGQTNINRLNLENNVEEEIASAIAEVSQKSRARGLAGLMMFSGDNALKKIKVLSGGERSRVLLGKILASQCNMLLLDEPTNHLDMESIESLIDALDDYEGTAMVVTHDEELLHAFANRLVVFDGGKCRIFEGSYADFLEKVGWAAEKKPGGMDSDNAKLSNIDVTKDAATTASAAPSAKMDRKARADYIAERSKVIKPLEKAIAKIEEDIAKAEELSGELEAKLVAASESGDGNAITAVAKDMDDNKKKIDDLYTQYEMKSAELDAAKDKYPLD
- a CDS encoding fibro-slime domain-containing protein, encoding MRHNFWVFFLVLFLSVFAQAKLTVHIQSPWRSSGTEYSLYLLGGATGYSTSPEYKMTAEDDGWFSYTWDKDVSDFSWQDFGVRGCPENSCMTSVAWEIAGSEVKFSMTKLFASETEVWIYTDANSYTESLTPPGSKVVWFKSPWGNKALPQIVFGADSALMYFVPDDKSTCGWFAGAISPAMMKANPAQTAYFVRYNASYLSVPKNDVVDLSGFFALGDTVFVDGTKDVPEITTEIGTLGECFDSTRTLHVYHPWRTNTTIRDSAVYLDADNLGQSIKMDSTGEYPFWWVYSFPVEKVKDQQWAGATLDIKSDQNGSKRFFEIPEGSWRSPNRPSVSKIFPKGVYEAWFYSKGKENYEILYAPLEPKVIRLLSPWDNMTPLMLVDSDTLKMGPISKDTCGWYQALSFKHVDSWDVKFRETFGFEHYTASGLVDGEPIVMDSIMALHDTVWVYPYPTSNSAPKFSETYPKRLGICPSMKISALVVDWAGEGFDDAIDVDFGNIYYGNDYTTVTYLDSTGKLATNKTCQSSWHPLGGYTLGMVQDTLVNGNPARADSSVYPWYECSAAHEIEKWFIPVEVAVDSKGRSYTNGVCRDIDLTLDEEGFWLADISESHEDGGFFPIDDLEYLDSAMTVKNPKFDHNLQHQAGGKTHNYSFAMKISAQFQYVKGQYFEFRGDDDVWVFINNHLVVDIGGCHSPAEGFVDLDTIGQNEPKLKLIEGQEYPFHIFFSERNADGSNFKMRTSINLRTQKTFYTEAVPTTDGTISYNLMQLLVDESLSCDVTSVSKVEKKSAQSVFQLKGGNLTGDGVALEPGLNYGGIFINENMSGFTIDTSAIVRSRSLASGNYTLICYLASDLSQSQMISFVVPEYPLPDIAFVDVFDPADTLKVLDPTGLNLRGQRIGVDPKNDTLLAHVTYPEAVPLKIAVLYVGTVCTDCIVPLDFITSDSLSFLDANGQKVTSVTTDSSGLASFYVVGEAAMVNASFKVSSGFVANELKWTGLHFKEPPVPFVNRAKMFDVNGDGIPDSLAIPFSKPFKENVPDTLSWSFGESIFHTIGGRENVEPLVFMDSILIIKNEKGLLTSVFTGVADEIYSGSLKYHYTYQDEDTGDSVKLGMSASIEDHVGPVILSAIIEPKTDDVSVMTVNMSEGITEKVFAGAATFCIYRDTVNISDSLEYVLSQSSSNGNVVKITFRRSINGVLPVLGDSIKLIPGEIHDLNGNSPHFDNPKVRIRGKQRTEIKVPGIVGIGSDTEKFANGKDIVPISVPANKSVKDIVDSLGVPGALLNFSIGELATETIMNLSSAADRDSALALVRIDWENYYYTHLGGFVNKAKGTIRCNDSTVFYNPLNPEKSNCFDNPGNIFFKWDGYSDKGRVVGTGVYVTKVKVKIRSGKTVAGSSFDTYSFGIKRRK